The following proteins are co-located in the Dyadobacter chenwenxiniae genome:
- a CDS encoding MBL fold metallo-hydrolase, with translation MRITFLGTGTSQGIPVIACECAVCQSDDPRDKRLRTSVWIQAKGKSIVIDTGPDFRQQMLRAHVKDLDAAIFTHQHKDHTAGLDDIRAFNHRSQRDIPLYGRASVLNQIQNEFAYAFSEKRYPGVPHFELHNIDNKPFDVQGVTFTPIEAMHHQLPVYGYRVEDFTYITDANYISEKEQQKIKGSKVLVLDTLQKEPHLSHFTLSQSLALIEKLQVPMAYLVHMSHKLGRHADIEKELPPNVHLAYDGLVLDLLSL, from the coding sequence ATGAGGATTACATTTTTAGGGACCGGCACATCACAGGGAATACCGGTTATTGCCTGTGAATGTGCCGTTTGCCAATCCGATGACCCGCGCGACAAGCGTTTAAGGACTTCCGTCTGGATCCAGGCCAAAGGAAAATCCATTGTTATCGATACGGGCCCTGATTTTCGCCAGCAGATGCTTAGGGCTCATGTAAAGGACCTGGACGCTGCCATTTTTACGCATCAACACAAGGACCACACGGCCGGGCTCGACGATATCCGCGCCTTCAACCACCGCAGCCAGCGCGACATTCCACTTTACGGAAGAGCGTCTGTTTTAAATCAGATCCAAAACGAGTTCGCTTACGCTTTTTCAGAAAAAAGGTATCCGGGCGTGCCTCATTTCGAGTTGCATAATATTGATAATAAGCCATTTGACGTCCAAGGCGTCACATTTACGCCCATAGAGGCGATGCATCATCAGCTGCCGGTTTATGGTTATCGGGTTGAAGACTTTACCTACATTACCGATGCCAACTACATTTCTGAAAAGGAGCAGCAAAAAATAAAAGGCTCCAAAGTGCTGGTTTTGGACACATTGCAAAAAGAGCCGCACCTTTCCCATTTTACCTTATCGCAATCTTTGGCGCTGATCGAAAAACTGCAAGTGCCCATGGCCTATCTGGTGCATATGAGCCATAAGCTGGGCAGGCACGCCGATATTGAAAAAGAGCTGCCGCCTAATGTACATCTGGCTTACGATGGCCTTGTGCTAGACTTGCTAAGTCTTTAA
- a CDS encoding molybdopterin-dependent oxidoreductase: MEENSKLDKIIEARMKLKARFEHQMADTPSVSDPSPMGAGQINRHGMPKLPVGQIKTVKWPVLDLGFKPDISQQKWKLVIDGEVESPVSLNWEDFMALPQTEDISDFHCVTTWSRMDVPWTGVRLADLAALVQPKASATHILCHGYDKYTTNLSLEEALKDDVLLVHTADYKPLERDHGGPVRMITPQLYAWKGSKWISRIEFLSANKLGFWELRGYSNTAYPWRNDRYS, encoded by the coding sequence ATGGAAGAAAACAGCAAACTCGATAAAATCATAGAAGCCAGAATGAAGCTGAAAGCACGTTTTGAGCATCAAATGGCCGACACCCCCTCTGTTTCTGACCCAAGTCCGATGGGAGCGGGTCAAATAAACCGTCACGGCATGCCCAAGCTGCCGGTTGGCCAAATCAAAACCGTTAAATGGCCTGTGCTGGACCTGGGTTTTAAGCCTGATATTTCACAACAGAAATGGAAACTGGTTATCGACGGTGAGGTCGAGTCGCCTGTGTCGCTGAATTGGGAGGATTTTATGGCTTTACCGCAGACCGAAGATATCAGCGATTTTCACTGCGTTACCACCTGGTCGAGAATGGATGTGCCCTGGACCGGCGTTCGGCTGGCTGATCTTGCGGCCCTCGTTCAACCCAAAGCCAGCGCTACACACATTCTTTGCCATGGCTACGATAAATACACGACCAATCTCTCGCTTGAAGAAGCATTAAAAGATGATGTGTTACTAGTCCATACGGCGGATTACAAACCTTTGGAGCGTGATCACGGTGGGCCTGTGCGCATGATAACTCCGCAGCTTTATGCCTGGAAAGGAAGCAAATGGATCAGCAGGATCGAGTTCTTGTCTGCCAACAAACTTGGTTTCTGGGAATTAAGGGGTTATTCCAATACGGCTTATCCATGGCGGAATGACCGGTATAGTTGA
- a CDS encoding DUF819 family protein, whose translation MITNDAVVLGLLMLILAAIFYTAASTQAGWKRFYAVVPPLLLCYFIPGLLNSFGVVNGATSQLYPVVSKYFLPACLVFFTIGMDWRSLSRLGPKALIAMLVGTIGIMIGGPFALWIVGAISPQTVAGEGADAVWRGLATIAGSWIGGGANQTALREVFKPSDALFSQMVAVDVLIAELWMAFLIYGAGMASRLDNWLGADSSQIEHIKQQLDSQHNANERVPAMRDYIFLGAVGFGATGAAHFLADIITPYLSKNYPFLDKYSLTSTFFWVVTIATFIGIALSVTPVRKLEHAGASKLGSVFLYVLIATIGMQMDLGAVAGNPGLFAIGLIWILTHAIILILVCKWLKIPFFFLAVGSQANVGGSASASVVAAAFHPSLAPVGVLLAILGYAIGTYGGYLTALAMQWVSKN comes from the coding sequence ATGATCACAAACGACGCGGTTGTTCTGGGCCTATTAATGCTGATTCTCGCTGCTATTTTTTACACAGCTGCAAGTACGCAGGCTGGCTGGAAACGCTTCTACGCCGTAGTTCCCCCTTTGTTGCTTTGCTATTTTATTCCGGGCCTGCTGAATTCTTTCGGCGTTGTAAACGGGGCCACCTCACAACTTTACCCGGTGGTCTCCAAATATTTTCTTCCCGCCTGCCTGGTTTTTTTCACCATAGGAATGGATTGGCGCTCACTGAGCCGACTGGGCCCAAAAGCCCTGATAGCAATGCTGGTGGGGACGATAGGAATCATGATCGGTGGGCCATTTGCTTTGTGGATCGTAGGGGCAATTAGTCCGCAAACCGTTGCCGGTGAAGGCGCAGACGCCGTCTGGCGAGGGCTGGCCACCATTGCAGGAAGCTGGATCGGCGGCGGGGCAAACCAAACTGCATTAAGGGAAGTTTTCAAGCCCAGCGACGCGCTGTTCTCTCAAATGGTGGCTGTTGACGTGCTGATTGCAGAACTGTGGATGGCCTTTCTGATCTACGGCGCCGGAATGGCTTCCCGGCTTGACAACTGGCTTGGTGCAGACAGCTCTCAGATCGAGCATATTAAGCAGCAGCTTGACAGTCAACACAATGCAAATGAGCGGGTGCCAGCCATGCGCGACTATATCTTTCTGGGCGCAGTAGGTTTCGGCGCTACGGGTGCAGCCCATTTTCTGGCCGACATCATCACGCCTTACCTGTCAAAGAACTACCCTTTTTTGGACAAATACAGTCTTACCTCCACCTTTTTCTGGGTAGTGACGATCGCAACATTTATCGGCATTGCCCTTTCTGTAACTCCAGTGCGCAAGCTTGAACACGCAGGCGCCTCCAAGCTCGGCTCGGTTTTCCTGTACGTGCTGATAGCAACAATCGGCATGCAGATGGATTTAGGGGCAGTGGCAGGCAATCCAGGACTTTTCGCGATTGGCCTGATCTGGATCCTGACGCATGCAATCATTTTAATCCTGGTCTGTAAGTGGCTTAAAATCCCATTCTTTTTTCTGGCCGTAGGCAGCCAGGCCAATGTTGGCGGATCGGCATCAGCTTCCGTGGTTGCGGCAGCATTTCACCCCTCTCTGGCGCCGGTTGGCGTTTTACTTGCTATCTTAGGGTATGCAATCGGCACATATGGCGGGTATCTGACTGCGCTGGCTATGCAGTGGGTTAGTAAAAACTGA
- a CDS encoding (2Fe-2S)-binding protein has protein sequence MAIYTLSLNGKKVKVDVEPDMPLLWVVRDFAGLKGTKFGCGMALCGACTVHLNGEPTRSCQLPVSGVGKNDKITTIEGIGEGKMNTIQKAWIEEQVPQCGYCQSGQIMSAAALLKSNPNPTDADIDSAMSGNLCRCGTYDRIRKAIHRAAAEMKVSEPGIGKR, from the coding sequence ATGGCGATATACACTTTATCATTAAATGGCAAAAAAGTTAAAGTCGATGTCGAGCCAGACATGCCTTTGCTATGGGTCGTCCGTGATTTTGCCGGACTAAAAGGCACCAAGTTTGGCTGTGGCATGGCCCTGTGTGGCGCTTGCACGGTGCATTTGAATGGCGAACCCACGCGCTCGTGCCAGCTGCCGGTTTCAGGCGTGGGTAAAAACGACAAGATTACAACCATTGAAGGCATTGGCGAGGGAAAAATGAATACGATCCAGAAAGCCTGGATAGAAGAGCAGGTCCCGCAATGTGGTTACTGTCAGTCGGGCCAGATCATGTCGGCTGCGGCGCTGCTTAAATCCAATCCAAACCCAACGGATGCGGACATTGACTCGGCCATGAGCGGAAACCTTTGCCGTTGCGGAACCTATGACAGAATAAGGAAGGCGATTCACAGGGCAGCAGCGGAAATGAAAGTTTCTGAGCCAGGCATTGGAAAGCGGTAA